From Brassica oleracea var. oleracea cultivar TO1000 chromosome C3, BOL, whole genome shotgun sequence, a single genomic window includes:
- the LOC106334313 gene encoding probable 3-ketoacyl-CoA synthase 2: protein MDDNVQIRKNVKLCYHYLITHFLKLLFVASLTVLVMNVSRLSLNHLAFIFLVFVLGTTLFFMSRPRSVYLVDYSCYLPPSSLQFTYEKFMKHSILTNIFNESSLEFQSKILKRSGLGDETYLPEAIHYVPPRPTMAAAREEAELVVFGALDSLFENTKVNLKEISVVVVNCSLFNPTPSLSAMIVNKYKLRENVKSFNLGGMGCSAGVIAVDLANDMLQLYRNTYALVVSTENITQNWYFGNKKAMLIPNCLFRIGGSAVLLSNKSCDRKRSKYKLVHTVRTHKGSDEKAFNCVYQEQDETLKTGVSLSKDLMAIAGEALKTNITTLGPLVLPMSEQILFFATFLVNKLFNAKKKMKPYMPDFKLAFDHFCIHAGGRAVIDELEKSLRLLPKHVEASRMTLHRFGNTSSSSIWYELAYTEAKGRMRKGNRVWQIAFGSGFKCNSAVWVALRDVEPSVKNPWEYCIHRYPVKIDL, encoded by the coding sequence ATGGACGACAACGTACAGATCCGTAAGAACGTCAAGCTATGTTATCATTACCTCATCACTCACTTTTTAAAGCTCTTATTTGTCGCTTCGCTGACGGTTCTGGTCATGAACGTCTCCCGGTTAAGCCTAAACCACCTTGCATTCATCTTCCTCGTCTTCGTTCTCGGAACCACTCTCTTCTTCATGTCCCGACCAAGATCAGTTTACCTTGTTGATTACTCCTGCTACCTCCCTCCGTCGAGTCTCCAATTTACCTACGAAAAATTCATGAAACATTCTATACTGACTAACATTTTCAACGAATCATCTCTCGAGTTTCAGAGCAAGATCCTGAAACGATCAGGTCTCGGCGACGAGACTTACCTACCGGAGGCTATCCACTACGTCCCTCCGCGTCCCACTATGGCCGCGGCGCGTGAGGAAGCGGAGCTGGTGGTGTTCGGTGCACTCGACAGTCTCTTCGAGAACACCAAAGTCAACCTTAAAGAGATAAGTGTTGTTGTCGTGAACTGTAGTTTGTTTAACCCTACACCTTCTTTATCAGCCATGATTGTGAACAAGTATAAGCTTAGAGAGAACGTGAAGAGCTTTAACCTAGGAGGAATGGGATGTAGTGCTGGTGTCATCGCCGTTGATCTAGCTAATGACATGTTACAGTTATATAGAAACACTTACGCTCTTGTGGTTAGCACGGAGAACATAACTCAGAACTGGTACTTTGGTAATAAGAAAGCCATGTTGATACCTAACTGCTTGTTTAGGATTGGTGGCTCCGCGGTTCTTCTCTCTAACAAGAGTTGTGATCGTAAACGTTCCAAGTATAAGCTTGTTCACACGGTAAGGACTCATAAAGGATCTGATGAGAAAGCGTTCAACTGCGTGTATCAAGAACAAGACGAGACTTTGAAAACAGGTGTTTCTTTGTCTAAAGACCTGATGGCTATAGCTGGAGAAGCTCTTAAGACGAATATCACCACTTTGGGTCCTCTCGTTCTTCCCATGAGCGAGCAGATTCTCTTCTTTGCGACTTTTCTTGTGAATAAACTGTTTAATGCTAAGAAGAAGATGAAGCCTTACATGCCGGATTTCAAGCTTGCGTTTGATCATTTCTGTATACACGCGGGAGGTAGAGCCGTGATCGACGAGCTAGAGAAGAGTTTAAGGCTTTTGCCGAAACATGTGGAAGCGTCGAGAATGACGTTGCATAGATTTGGTAACACTTCATCGAGCTCTATATGGTATGAGTTGGCTTATACGGAAGCTAAAGGAAGAATGAGGAAAGGGAACAGGGTTTGGCAGATTGCTTTTGGAAGTGGGTTTAAGTGTAACAGCGCGGTTTGGGTGGCTCTTCGAGATGTTGAGCCATCGGTTAAGAATCCTTGGGAATATTGCATCCATAGATATCCCGTTAAGATTGATCTCTGA